The following coding sequences are from one Oncorhynchus nerka isolate Pitt River unplaced genomic scaffold, Oner_Uvic_2.0 unplaced_scaffold_1947, whole genome shotgun sequence window:
- the LOC135567624 gene encoding uncharacterized protein LOC135567624 isoform X1 translates to MDRNDERIKRALRRRPYVLKPVRVNTPDSVLWPTGMVHRRPKPSGRVTRLIERKYDDVISSSSSDDFSIYSFTDCESECDDEDHERRTPKLKVENGKVTKLDVRDMDEDDLSLHSFDESDFLVLQSPGKVSGPVSVKNGLSPLVTSAHRTLAEALRALPSAVGSPYPVNVPRPRTPLNPVIIGLPRIENFPYRHSPRLAPITNLSETGRKLLQEMAGVAPQEGKVNKKKKGKAKKELKQEKASKTQQMGNVGESKEEDKKEEKKSLRKRFLEWLLPKLRCSKK, encoded by the exons ATGGATCGTAATGATGAGAGAATCAAAAGAGCTTTAAGACGCCGCCCTTATGTG TTGAAACCAGTGAGGGTGAACACCCCTGATTCCGTGTTGTGGCCAACCGGCATGGTGCACAGAAGGCCAAAGCCT tcTGGAAGGGTGACTCGGCTGATAGAGAGAAAATATGATGACGTGATCTCATCCTCCAGTTCTGATGACTTTTCCATCTACTccttcactgactgtgaatctgAG TGTGATGATGAGGATCATGAAAGGAGGACCCCAAAGCTGAAAGTTGAGAATGGAAAGGTGACAAAGCTTGATGTGAGGGATATGGATGAGGATGATTTGTCTCTCCACTCCTTCGATGAGTCAGACTTCCTG GTCCTACAGAGCCCAGGGAAGGTCTCAGGTCCTGTATCTGTCAAGAATGGCCTCTCTCCTCTTGTGACCTCAGCACACCGGACCCTGGCTGAAGCCCTACGGGCCCTACCCTCTGCTGTAGGCTCTCCCTACCCAGTAAATGTCCCAAGGCCTCGGACTCCTCTCAACCCTGTCATTATCGGTCTGCCCCGAATAGAGAACTTCCCATACCGCCACAGCCCTCGCCTGGCTCCCATCACCAACCTGAGCGAGACCGGCAGGAAGCTGCTCCAGGAAATGGCTGGAGTGGCCCCACAG GAAGGGAAGGTCAATAAGAAAAAGAAGGGCAAGGCCAAAAAGGAATTGAAGCAAGAGAAGGCTAGTAAGACGCAACAGATGGGAAATGTTGGAGAAAGTAAGGAGGAGGACAAGAAAGAGGAAAAgaagagtctgaggaagag GTTTCTTGAGTGGCTGCTGCCCAAACTGAGATGTTCAAAGAAATAA
- the LOC135567624 gene encoding uncharacterized protein LOC135567624 isoform X3, translating to MDRNDERIKRALRRRPYVLKPVRVNTPDSVLWPTGMVHRRPKPSGRVTRLIERKYDDVISSSSSDDFSIYSFTDCESECDDEDHERRTPKLKVENGKVTKLDVRDMDEDDLSLHSFDESDFLVLQSPGKVSGPVSVKNGLSPLVTSAHRTLAEALRALPSAVGSPYPVNVPRPRTPLNPVIIGLPRIENFPYRHSPRLAPITNLSETGRKLLQEMAGVAPQVS from the exons ATGGATCGTAATGATGAGAGAATCAAAAGAGCTTTAAGACGCCGCCCTTATGTG TTGAAACCAGTGAGGGTGAACACCCCTGATTCCGTGTTGTGGCCAACCGGCATGGTGCACAGAAGGCCAAAGCCT tcTGGAAGGGTGACTCGGCTGATAGAGAGAAAATATGATGACGTGATCTCATCCTCCAGTTCTGATGACTTTTCCATCTACTccttcactgactgtgaatctgAG TGTGATGATGAGGATCATGAAAGGAGGACCCCAAAGCTGAAAGTTGAGAATGGAAAGGTGACAAAGCTTGATGTGAGGGATATGGATGAGGATGATTTGTCTCTCCACTCCTTCGATGAGTCAGACTTCCTG GTCCTACAGAGCCCAGGGAAGGTCTCAGGTCCTGTATCTGTCAAGAATGGCCTCTCTCCTCTTGTGACCTCAGCACACCGGACCCTGGCTGAAGCCCTACGGGCCCTACCCTCTGCTGTAGGCTCTCCCTACCCAGTAAATGTCCCAAGGCCTCGGACTCCTCTCAACCCTGTCATTATCGGTCTGCCCCGAATAGAGAACTTCCCATACCGCCACAGCCCTCGCCTGGCTCCCATCACCAACCTGAGCGAGACCGGCAGGAAGCTGCTCCAGGAAATGGCTGGAGTGGCCCCACAG GTTTCTTGA
- the LOC135567624 gene encoding uncharacterized protein LOC135567624 isoform X2, with the protein MDRNDERIKRALRRRPYVLKPVRVNTPDSVLWPTGMVHRRPKPSGRVTRLIERKYDDVISSSSSDDFSIYSFTDCESECDDEDHERRTPKLKVENGKVTKLDVRDMDEDDLSLHSFDESDFLSPGKVSGPVSVKNGLSPLVTSAHRTLAEALRALPSAVGSPYPVNVPRPRTPLNPVIIGLPRIENFPYRHSPRLAPITNLSETGRKLLQEMAGVAPQEGKVNKKKKGKAKKELKQEKASKTQQMGNVGESKEEDKKEEKKSLRKRFLEWLLPKLRCSKK; encoded by the exons ATGGATCGTAATGATGAGAGAATCAAAAGAGCTTTAAGACGCCGCCCTTATGTG TTGAAACCAGTGAGGGTGAACACCCCTGATTCCGTGTTGTGGCCAACCGGCATGGTGCACAGAAGGCCAAAGCCT tcTGGAAGGGTGACTCGGCTGATAGAGAGAAAATATGATGACGTGATCTCATCCTCCAGTTCTGATGACTTTTCCATCTACTccttcactgactgtgaatctgAG TGTGATGATGAGGATCATGAAAGGAGGACCCCAAAGCTGAAAGTTGAGAATGGAAAGGTGACAAAGCTTGATGTGAGGGATATGGATGAGGATGATTTGTCTCTCCACTCCTTCGATGAGTCAGACTTCCTG AGCCCAGGGAAGGTCTCAGGTCCTGTATCTGTCAAGAATGGCCTCTCTCCTCTTGTGACCTCAGCACACCGGACCCTGGCTGAAGCCCTACGGGCCCTACCCTCTGCTGTAGGCTCTCCCTACCCAGTAAATGTCCCAAGGCCTCGGACTCCTCTCAACCCTGTCATTATCGGTCTGCCCCGAATAGAGAACTTCCCATACCGCCACAGCCCTCGCCTGGCTCCCATCACCAACCTGAGCGAGACCGGCAGGAAGCTGCTCCAGGAAATGGCTGGAGTGGCCCCACAG GAAGGGAAGGTCAATAAGAAAAAGAAGGGCAAGGCCAAAAAGGAATTGAAGCAAGAGAAGGCTAGTAAGACGCAACAGATGGGAAATGTTGGAGAAAGTAAGGAGGAGGACAAGAAAGAGGAAAAgaagagtctgaggaagag GTTTCTTGAGTGGCTGCTGCCCAAACTGAGATGTTCAAAGAAATAA